A DNA window from Oncorhynchus tshawytscha isolate Ot180627B linkage group LG13, Otsh_v2.0, whole genome shotgun sequence contains the following coding sequences:
- the vps72a gene encoding vacuolar protein sorting 72 homolog a isoform X2 produces the protein MSLAFSKEPRKTAGSRMSKLLDAEEEDEFYKTTYGGFNDESGDDEYRGEHSDTEDEVDSDFDIDEGDEPDSDQEDDAPRRKSRVVTKAYKEPLKVTKPKPKRPSEELKKTEKAKMERRAPQEFQEFGETRKSVRQSTSEHTRKTNLRLQERQDAPRRRRGAHHDRPLTQEELLAEAKITAEVNLRSLENYERLEADKKKQVHKKRRFEGPTIRYHSVLMPLVPHSILKEENVDVEGLDQDTPLLVAPVAPSPMPSQQPLGGLCSRTYITFSDEEAFEAAFPQAVRTGSQPPTQEVCPVTHKAALYRDPVTDIPYANTRAFRIIREAYRKYVAAHGFPNSAGGFSVVDASGSRSARQKMVKQSTVAR, from the exons ATGAGTTTAGCATTTAGCAAAGAGCCCCGTAAAACGGCGGGGAGCCGCATGTCTAAGTTGTTAGATGCTGAAGAGGAAGATGAATTCTACAAGACCACATACGGCGGATTCAACGAC GAATCAGGAGATGATGAGTACAGAGGGGAGCACTCAGACACAGAGGACGAGGTCGACAGTGACTTTGACATAGATGAGGGTGACGAGCCTGATAGTGACCAGGAGGATGATGCTCCTCGCAGGAAGAGTCGAGTTGTCACCAAAGCTTATAAG GAACCTCTGAAGGTGACCAAGCCTAAACCGAAGAGGCCTTCAGAGGAGCTGAAGAAGACAGAGAAAGCCAAAATGGAGAGGAGGGCGCCGCAGGAGTTTCAGGAGTTTGGCGAGA CTCGGAAGTCTGTGCGCCAGTCGACCAGCGAGCATACGCGGAAGACCAACCTGCGACTGCAAGAAAGACAGGATGCCCCCCGACGGCGGAGGGGAGCCCACCACGACCGACCCCTGACCCAGGAAGAGTTGCTGGCTGAGGCCAAAATAACTGCTGAGGTCAACCTCCGATCCCTAG AGAACTACGAACGTCTTGAGGCTGACAAGAAAAAACAGGTCCATAAGAAGCGGCGATTTGAGGGCCCCACCATCCGCTACCACTCTGTCCTCATGCCCCTGGTGCCTCACTCCATCTTAAAAGAAGAAAATGTGGATGTGGAAGG gttagACCAGGACACACCGCTGCTCGTTGCTCCTGTGGCACCAAGTCCAATGCCTTCCCAGCAACCCTTGGGAGGTCTTTGCTCCCGCACTTACATCACCTTTAGCGACGAGGAGGCCTTTGAGGCTGCCTTCCCCCAGGCTGTGCGGACTGGCTCCCAGCCCCCCACCCAGGAAGTCTGTCCTGTCACCCACAAGGCTGCATTATACAGAGACCCAGTTACAGACATCCCCTATGCCAACACACGAGCCTTTCGCATTATTCGCGAAGCCTACCGCAAATATGTGGCAGCTCATGGATTCCCCAACTCTGCTGGGGGTTTCTCTGTGGTTGATGCCTCAGGTTCCAGGAGTGCACGCCAGAAAATGGTCAAGCAGAGCACAGTTGCAAGGTAG